A single Curtobacterium sp. MCSS17_015 DNA region contains:
- a CDS encoding bifunctional RecB family nuclease/DEAD/DEAH box helicase, which translates to MQITEDGRALLSPSDLTTWATCEWAFLRRLDAKLGRGEPLPDEHDDMLDRTARLGDQHELGYLEILKETHDVVEFDRPAPPQYAEAAEQARNAMRNGANVLFQPTFHVPASADGTGFIGFADFIIRNDRGEYEVYDTKLARHAKISALLQLAAYAEQMRANDIPTGQQVHLVLGDRTTTTHELADIVPVYRTQRTELIRVISERLAADEPMQWGDPRYSSCGRCAACQQEVQLHRDLVLVAGMRLDQRTKLIRQGVRSIDDLAVRTAPVATMSKTTLDRLVRQASLQIETERAANLSDGTDAGRTGPAFEVRDPRALDAIPAPDPGDVFFDFEGDPLHTEDGVHWGLDYLFGLVDDQAEFRAFWAHTIRDERQALLDFLAFVAERREQYPDMHIYHYAAYERTHLLSLAARHGVGEDAVDDLLRAGVLVDLYPIVRKALVVGSRSYSIKKLEPLYMGDDLRLSDVTNAADSITAYVDAIKELRTGDPAEGQRQLDQVADYNAYDCRSTLRLRDWLLGLRAEHAPDATTTTELEGLPPIPVEREPNPVTVALTEYLGDVDALDRTPDQTALALAAAAIDYHRREAKTFWQDHFDRLRNPVDEWADTRDVLVVERASTERDWATLPRARSVSREIRVSGTLAPGSRLRPGGSPHLVYDDPLPASIAAPGPGSKGATDRASILEVWDNGDATEVLLLERMPVGGGEPHTDYPVALAPSSPPRAKPQPEAIAEWGAEVLDALPEMLPDPALDLLRRVPPRGALVPVAGDDTVGAVVATLLGLDRSYLAIQGPPGTGKTYVGSNVVAKLVREHGWRVGVVGQSHATSENFLDAVIAAGVPAERVVKQPKSGADADEIEAAQWTPVKNGAAIAAFLQSCADTGTGGVVGGTAWTFANDATIGRRSLDLLVVDEAGQFSLAPTIASAIAASRLLLLGDPQQLPQVSQGSHPEPVDESALGWLADGEHVLPPEFGYFLAKTRRMEPALTAAVSGLSYDGQLASMVSGRHLDGIDAGVHPVPVVHAGNTTSSPEEAAQVVALVADVVGRTWTDDRGTRQLTDEDVIVVAPYNAQGAVIRDALDRAGFGRTQVGTVDLFQGREAVVSITSLAASSAADIPRGLDFLLMPNRLNVALSRAKWAAYLVHSPALTTALPPSIPGLALLSRFIELVAPRE; encoded by the coding sequence GTGCAGATCACCGAGGACGGCCGAGCCCTGCTCAGCCCGAGCGACCTCACCACGTGGGCGACCTGCGAGTGGGCGTTCCTCCGCCGCCTCGACGCCAAGCTCGGCCGCGGCGAACCCCTGCCCGACGAGCACGACGACATGCTCGACCGGACGGCCCGCCTGGGGGACCAGCACGAGCTCGGCTACCTCGAGATCCTCAAGGAAACCCACGACGTCGTGGAGTTCGACCGCCCGGCCCCGCCGCAGTACGCCGAAGCCGCCGAACAAGCGCGGAACGCGATGCGGAACGGCGCGAACGTCCTCTTCCAACCGACGTTCCACGTCCCGGCGTCCGCAGACGGCACGGGCTTCATCGGCTTCGCGGACTTCATCATCCGCAACGACCGCGGTGAGTACGAGGTCTACGACACCAAGCTCGCCCGCCACGCCAAGATCAGCGCCCTGCTCCAGCTCGCCGCCTACGCCGAGCAGATGCGGGCGAACGACATCCCGACCGGGCAGCAGGTGCACCTGGTCCTCGGCGACCGCACGACGACCACACACGAGCTGGCCGACATCGTGCCGGTGTACCGCACGCAGCGGACCGAGCTGATCCGGGTGATCTCCGAGCGCCTGGCCGCCGACGAGCCGATGCAGTGGGGCGACCCGCGCTACTCGAGCTGTGGCCGGTGCGCCGCCTGCCAGCAGGAGGTGCAGCTGCACCGCGACCTGGTCCTCGTCGCCGGCATGCGCCTGGACCAGCGGACGAAGCTGATCCGGCAGGGCGTCCGGTCGATCGACGACCTGGCGGTCCGGACCGCGCCGGTGGCGACCATGTCGAAGACGACGCTGGATCGTCTGGTGCGGCAGGCGAGCCTCCAGATCGAGACGGAGCGCGCAGCGAACCTGAGCGACGGGACGGACGCGGGACGGACCGGTCCTGCCTTCGAGGTCCGCGACCCGCGTGCCCTCGACGCGATCCCGGCACCCGATCCTGGCGACGTCTTCTTCGACTTCGAGGGCGACCCGCTCCACACCGAGGACGGCGTGCACTGGGGCCTCGACTACCTGTTCGGCCTCGTCGACGACCAAGCCGAGTTCCGCGCGTTCTGGGCGCACACGATCCGCGACGAGCGGCAGGCGCTGCTGGACTTCCTCGCGTTCGTCGCCGAGCGCCGCGAGCAGTACCCGGACATGCACATCTACCACTACGCCGCCTACGAGCGGACGCACCTGCTGTCCCTCGCCGCCCGGCATGGAGTGGGGGAGGACGCGGTCGACGACCTGTTGCGCGCGGGCGTCCTGGTCGACCTGTACCCGATCGTGCGGAAGGCCCTGGTGGTCGGCAGCCGCAGCTACTCGATCAAGAAGCTCGAGCCGCTGTACATGGGCGACGACCTCCGCCTGAGCGACGTGACGAACGCCGCCGACAGCATCACCGCCTACGTCGACGCGATCAAGGAGCTCCGGACCGGCGACCCCGCCGAGGGGCAGCGGCAGCTCGACCAGGTCGCCGACTACAACGCCTACGACTGCCGGTCGACGTTGCGCCTCCGCGACTGGCTGCTCGGCCTCCGCGCCGAACACGCGCCGGACGCCACCACCACGACCGAGCTCGAGGGCCTCCCGCCGATCCCGGTCGAGCGCGAGCCGAACCCGGTGACCGTCGCGCTCACCGAGTACCTCGGCGACGTGGACGCCCTCGACCGGACGCCCGACCAGACCGCGCTGGCGCTCGCCGCGGCCGCGATCGACTACCACCGCCGCGAGGCGAAGACCTTCTGGCAGGACCACTTCGACCGGCTCCGCAACCCCGTCGACGAGTGGGCCGACACCCGGGACGTCCTGGTCGTCGAGCGCGCCTCCACCGAGCGGGACTGGGCGACGCTGCCGCGCGCCCGCTCGGTGTCACGGGAGATCCGGGTGTCGGGGACGCTCGCGCCCGGCTCGCGGCTCCGGCCGGGAGGCTCGCCCCACCTCGTGTACGACGACCCACTCCCGGCGTCGATCGCCGCCCCCGGGCCCGGCTCGAAGGGTGCGACGGACCGCGCCTCGATCCTGGAGGTGTGGGACAACGGCGACGCCACCGAGGTACTCCTCCTGGAACGCATGCCGGTCGGCGGGGGAGAACCGCACACCGACTACCCGGTCGCGCTCGCGCCGTCGTCGCCCCCTCGGGCGAAGCCGCAGCCCGAGGCCATCGCCGAGTGGGGCGCCGAGGTGCTCGACGCCCTGCCCGAGATGCTGCCCGACCCGGCGCTCGACCTCCTCCGACGGGTGCCGCCTCGTGGGGCCCTCGTACCGGTCGCGGGTGACGACACGGTGGGCGCCGTGGTGGCGACCCTGCTCGGACTGGACCGGTCGTACCTGGCGATCCAGGGGCCTCCCGGCACCGGCAAGACGTACGTCGGATCGAACGTGGTGGCGAAGCTCGTGCGCGAGCACGGGTGGCGGGTGGGCGTCGTCGGGCAGTCGCACGCGACCAGCGAGAACTTCCTCGACGCCGTCATCGCCGCCGGTGTGCCGGCGGAGCGCGTGGTGAAGCAGCCGAAGAGCGGTGCCGACGCCGACGAGATCGAGGCCGCCCAGTGGACGCCCGTGAAGAACGGCGCGGCGATCGCGGCATTCCTGCAGTCCTGCGCCGACACGGGCACCGGCGGCGTCGTCGGCGGGACGGCGTGGACCTTCGCGAACGACGCGACCATCGGCCGGCGTTCCCTGGACCTGCTCGTCGTCGACGAGGCCGGGCAGTTCTCCCTCGCGCCGACCATCGCCTCCGCGATCGCCGCATCACGACTGCTCCTGCTCGGCGATCCGCAGCAGCTCCCGCAGGTGTCGCAGGGGTCGCACCCCGAGCCGGTCGACGAGTCCGCGCTGGGGTGGTTGGCGGACGGCGAGCACGTGCTGCCGCCGGAGTTCGGGTACTTCCTGGCGAAGACCCGGCGGATGGAGCCGGCGCTGACCGCGGCGGTGTCGGGGCTGTCCTACGACGGGCAGCTCGCGTCGATGGTGTCCGGGCGGCACCTAGACGGCATCGACGCCGGCGTCCACCCGGTGCCGGTCGTGCACGCGGGCAACACGACCTCGTCCCCGGAGGAAGCGGCGCAGGTCGTCGCCCTCGTCGCGGACGTCGTCGGTCGGACGTGGACCGACGACCGCGGCACCCGCCAGCTGACCGACGAGGACGTGATCGTCGTCGCGCCGTACAACGCGCAGGGTGCAGTCATCCGGGACGCGCTCGACCGGGCAGGCTTCGGCCGCACGCAGGTCGGGACCGTGGACCTGTTCCAGGGCCGGGAGGCGGTGGTCTCGATCACCTCGCTGGCCGCGTCCTCGGCGGCGGACATCCCGCGCGGGCTCGACTTCCTGCTCATGCCGAACCGGCTCAACGTGGCGCTGTCGCGGGCCAAGTGGGCGGCGTACCTCGTGCACTCGCCGGCGTTGACGACGGCGCTGCCGCCGTCGATCCCGGGTCTGGCGCTGTTGTCGCGGTTCATCGAGCTGGTCGCGCCGCGGGAGTGA
- a CDS encoding DUF1653 domain-containing protein, whose translation MSDDVTPGRYRHFKGGEYQVVLLAQDVETEDPVVVYQALYGEHGHWVRALADFSAHVSRDGYDGPRFVRLEA comes from the coding sequence ATGAGCGACGACGTGACCCCAGGGCGGTACCGGCACTTCAAGGGCGGCGAGTACCAGGTGGTGCTCCTGGCGCAGGACGTCGAGACCGAGGACCCCGTCGTCGTTTACCAGGCGCTGTACGGCGAGCACGGGCACTGGGTGCGGGCCCTCGCGGACTTCAGCGCACACGTGTCGCGCGACGGGTACGACGGACCGAGGTTCGTGCGCCTGGAAGCCTGA
- a CDS encoding excalibur calcium-binding domain-containing protein, with translation MIRNLKHRRTAVIAGGALAVVLALSACSSPGETEAAAGTTTPTSTSSASATAAALRAAAEEAAAAKEAAEKKAAEEAAAVQAKAEADAKAAADAAAAKAAADAKAAADAAAAKAAADAKAAADAAAAQAAAAAAAAPAPLAQPAPAGGSAYYENCDAVRAAGAAPITVGDPGYSRKLDRDGDGVGCEV, from the coding sequence GTGATCAGGAACCTGAAGCACCGTCGCACAGCTGTGATCGCCGGAGGTGCTCTCGCCGTCGTCCTCGCGCTCAGCGCCTGCAGCTCCCCGGGCGAAACCGAAGCGGCTGCCGGCACCACGACGCCGACCTCCACCAGCTCGGCGTCAGCGACGGCAGCGGCACTCCGAGCGGCGGCGGAGGAAGCAGCGGCAGCGAAGGAAGCAGCCGAGAAGAAGGCAGCAGAAGAAGCCGCTGCGGTGCAGGCCAAGGCCGAGGCGGACGCCAAGGCTGCGGCAGACGCCGCTGCGGCGAAGGCGGCGGCCGACGCGAAGGCAGCGGCAGATGCAGCGGCCGCCAAGGCCGCCGCGGATGCGAAGGCTGCGGCCGATGCCGCTGCCGCCCAAGCCGCCGCGGCCGCCGCGGCAGCACCGGCACCGCTCGCGCAGCCCGCACCGGCCGGTGGCTCCGCCTACTACGAGAACTGCGACGCAGTCCGGGCAGCGGGCGCAGCACCGATCACCGTTGGAGACCCCGGATACTCGCGGAAGCTCGACCGCGATGGGGACGGCGTGGGCTGCGAGGTCTGA
- a CDS encoding SDR family oxidoreductase, translated as MTSTSSTSTRFTDRVVLITGGGSGLGRATAVRLATEGAKLALVDVSEQGLEATKAAVLEAAPDAEVLTTIADVADEAQVDAYVAATRERFGRIDGFFNNAGIEGKQNLTESFTAAEFDKVVSINLRGVFLGLEKVLAVMREQGSGMVVNTASVGGIRGVGNQSGYAAAKHGVVGLTRNSAVEYGQYGIRINAIAPGAIWTPMVENSMKQIDPENPRKAAEEFIQVNPTKRYGEAPEIASVVAFLLSDDASYINAAVVPIDGGQSAKY; from the coding sequence ATGACCAGCACCAGTTCCACCAGCACGCGTTTCACCGACCGCGTCGTGCTCATCACCGGCGGCGGCTCCGGCCTCGGCCGCGCCACCGCCGTGCGTCTCGCCACCGAGGGCGCGAAGCTCGCCCTCGTCGACGTCTCCGAGCAGGGCCTCGAGGCGACGAAGGCCGCCGTCCTCGAAGCCGCTCCGGATGCCGAGGTCCTCACGACCATCGCCGACGTCGCTGACGAGGCGCAGGTCGACGCGTACGTCGCCGCCACCCGCGAGCGCTTCGGCCGCATCGACGGCTTCTTCAACAACGCCGGCATCGAGGGCAAGCAGAACCTCACCGAGTCGTTCACCGCCGCCGAGTTCGACAAGGTCGTCTCGATCAACCTCCGTGGTGTGTTCCTCGGGCTCGAGAAGGTCCTCGCCGTGATGCGCGAGCAGGGCTCCGGCATGGTCGTCAACACCGCGAGCGTCGGCGGCATCCGGGGCGTCGGCAACCAGTCCGGCTACGCCGCCGCCAAGCACGGCGTGGTCGGACTGACCCGCAACTCCGCCGTCGAGTACGGCCAGTACGGCATCCGCATCAACGCGATCGCCCCGGGCGCGATCTGGACGCCGATGGTCGAGAACTCGATGAAGCAGATCGACCCGGAGAACCCGCGCAAGGCCGCCGAGGAGTTCATCCAGGTCAACCCCACCAAGCGCTACGGTGAGGCACCCGAGATCGCGTCGGTCGTCGCGTTCCTGCTGTCCGACGACGCGTCCTACATCAACGCCGCGGTCGTCCCGATCGACGGCGGGCAGTCCGCCAAGTACTGA
- a CDS encoding SseB family protein, whose translation MSANGTTGSSFGPGADDAVPNDAGQLRRRMSESAEGFLGSAAWVPWKTDGAGGDPADGSVAHVVIRERQFVPVFTDPSELRTSLPGLEARAMPMAELVTALPEDFGIVVDPTSAQAANFLQADVLAGLRAGIGGVTPDDLRPSGSDPS comes from the coding sequence ATGAGCGCGAACGGAACGACCGGGTCGAGCTTCGGCCCGGGTGCCGATGACGCGGTGCCGAACGACGCCGGCCAGCTGCGGCGACGCATGAGCGAGTCTGCCGAGGGCTTCCTCGGCAGCGCCGCTTGGGTGCCGTGGAAGACCGACGGGGCCGGCGGTGACCCCGCGGACGGCAGTGTCGCGCACGTCGTCATCCGCGAACGCCAGTTCGTACCGGTCTTCACCGACCCGTCGGAGCTGCGGACGAGCCTCCCGGGCCTGGAAGCACGTGCGATGCCGATGGCCGAGCTCGTGACGGCACTGCCCGAAGACTTCGGGATCGTCGTCGACCCGACCAGCGCCCAGGCGGCGAACTTCCTGCAGGCCGACGTGCTCGCCGGGCTGCGGGCCGGCATCGGCGGCGTCACGCCGGACGACCTCCGCCCGTCGGGCTCCGACCCGTCCTGA